One Dermatophagoides farinae isolate YC_2012a chromosome 1, ASM2471394v1, whole genome shotgun sequence genomic region harbors:
- the beta4GalT7 gene encoding beta-1,4-galactosyltransferase 7 isoform X2 — MIKLSLKNVSISILILFTIFTIIIFSNLFILNRESQCLQSYVEHQTLINSIRKPTRTIDNYRFNRGALINIGFQLAQNSCTYIVMHDVDLLPLNDQLSYGFPARGPFHVSSPDLHPKYHYETYVGGILLMTNEHFKLVNGFSTNYFGWGLEDDEFYARLKEANLQIYRPENIKTNQSNTFIHIHDQNIYKRDTAKLFNQKEITRRRDRQTGLNTTKFNLLTIYNMTIENIEFRIFNVAIYCNVDRTPWCLKPSSSSSSSIKFKKQQQPKNRR, encoded by the exons atgattaaattatcattgaaaaatgtttccatTTCCATATTGATATTGTTCACCATatttaccattatcatattttcaaatctattcattttgaatcgaGAATCACAATGTCTACAATCTTATGTTGAACATCAAACATTAATAAATTCGATTCGTAAACCAACTCGAAC aattgataattatcgTTTTAATCGTGGTGCCTTAATCAACATTGGTTTTCAATTAGCCCAAAATTCCTGTACATATATTGTTATGCATGATGTTGATCTATTACCATTGAATGATCAATTATCATATGGATTTCCAGCTCGTGGACCATTTCATGTATCATCACCAGATCTTCATCCAAAATATCATTATGAAACATATGTTGGCGGAATATTGCTTATGACAAATGAACATTTTAAATTAGTTAATGGATTTTCAACCAATTATTTTGGATGGGGATTAGAAG atgatgaattcTATGCTCGACTTAAAGAAGCAAATCTTCAG aTTTATCGACcagaaaatataaaaacaaatcaatcaaacacatTTATCCATATTCATGATCAAAATATCTATAAACGTGATACAGccaaattattcaatcaaaaagaG ATAACCAGAAGAAGAGATCGTCAAACTGGATTGAATACGACAAAATTTAATCTATTAACCATATATAATATGactattgaaaatattgaatttcgTATATTTAATGTTGCCATCTATTGCAATGTTGATCGTACACCGTGGTGTttaaaaccatcatcatcatcatcatcatcgatcaagtttaaaaaacagcaacaaccaaaaaacagACGCTAA
- the beta4GalT7 gene encoding beta-1,4-galactosyltransferase 7 isoform X1, whose product MIKLSLKNVSISILILFTIFTIIIFSNLFILNRESQCLQSYVEHQTLINSIRKPTRTITNVNHDGNHLAILIPFRERFNQLLQFIPHINSFLNRQNISHEFFVINQIDNYRFNRGALINIGFQLAQNSCTYIVMHDVDLLPLNDQLSYGFPARGPFHVSSPDLHPKYHYETYVGGILLMTNEHFKLVNGFSTNYFGWGLEDDEFYARLKEANLQIYRPENIKTNQSNTFIHIHDQNIYKRDTAKLFNQKEITRRRDRQTGLNTTKFNLLTIYNMTIENIEFRIFNVAIYCNVDRTPWCLKPSSSSSSSIKFKKQQQPKNRR is encoded by the exons atgattaaattatcattgaaaaatgtttccatTTCCATATTGATATTGTTCACCATatttaccattatcatattttcaaatctattcattttgaatcgaGAATCACAATGTCTACAATCTTATGTTGAACATCAAACATTAATAAATTCGATTCGTAAACCAACTCGAACAATCACGAATGTGAATCATGATGGAAATCATTTAGCAATATTGATACCATTTCGTGAAcgtttcaatcaattattacaaTTTATACCGcatataaattcatttttaaatagaCAAAATATTAgccatgaattttttgtcataaatcaaattgataattatcgTTTTAATCGTGGTGCCTTAATCAACATTGGTTTTCAATTAGCCCAAAATTCCTGTACATATATTGTTATGCATGATGTTGATCTATTACCATTGAATGATCAATTATCATATGGATTTCCAGCTCGTGGACCATTTCATGTATCATCACCAGATCTTCATCCAAAATATCATTATGAAACATATGTTGGCGGAATATTGCTTATGACAAATGAACATTTTAAATTAGTTAATGGATTTTCAACCAATTATTTTGGATGGGGATTAGAAG atgatgaattcTATGCTCGACTTAAAGAAGCAAATCTTCAG aTTTATCGACcagaaaatataaaaacaaatcaatcaaacacatTTATCCATATTCATGATCAAAATATCTATAAACGTGATACAGccaaattattcaatcaaaaagaG ATAACCAGAAGAAGAGATCGTCAAACTGGATTGAATACGACAAAATTTAATCTATTAACCATATATAATATGactattgaaaatattgaatttcgTATATTTAATGTTGCCATCTATTGCAATGTTGATCGTACACCGTGGTGTttaaaaccatcatcatcatcatcatcatcgatcaagtttaaaaaacagcaacaaccaaaaaacagACGCTAA